A stretch of the Meles meles chromosome 19, mMelMel3.1 paternal haplotype, whole genome shotgun sequence genome encodes the following:
- the LAIR1 gene encoding leukocyte-associated immunoglobulin-like receptor 1 isoform X8 has protein sequence MFPHLTTFLALALCLSPVLHAQNEKGTSAYRDEKNPQRETQARFPIAQADEDAAGLYHCRYHTSAGWSEPSEDLKLEVTAQAADSALNSSLLEDLPQMQEDDGSSLGLTTEHVFILTGVSVALFLCVLLLALIFLYCRHQKKHRPPSCEGEEQRPQERVSPSVDMLERTPDLATVDRLPEKDGEMRAPTPTAGGPPDVTYAQLDQRILAQRTARAAPPRSMEPTADFSTYAALARR, from the exons AGAAGGGAACAAGCGCGTATAGAGATGAGAAGAACCCACAGCGCGAGACGCAGGCCAGGTTCCCCATCGCCCAGGCGGATGAAGACGCTGCCGGGCTCTATCACTGCCGCTATCATACCAGTGCCGGCTGGTCTGAACCCAGTGAGGATCTGAAGCTGGAGGTGACAG CTCAGGCCGCTGACAGTGCTCTCAATTCCTCCCTCCTAGAAGACCTCCCACAGATGCAGGAGGACGACGGTAGCAGTCTAG GTCTGACGACAGAGCATGTTTTTATCCTCACTGGGGTCTCCGTGGCCTTGTTCCTTTGTGTCCTCCTCCTGGCCCTCATCTTCCTCTATTGTCGGCACCAGAAAAAACACA GGCCCCCCAGCTGCGAAGGTGAGGAGCAGAGGCCCCAGGAGAG GGTCAGCCCATCCGTTGACATGCTAGAGAGGACACCAG ATCTGGCCACAGTCGACAGACTTCCTGAAAAGGATGGGGAAATGCGCGCCCCG accccgacagcaggaggccccccggatgTGACCTATGCTCAGCTGGACCAGCGGATCCTCGCACAGAGGACAGCCCGAGCCGCACCCCCACGGTCCATGGAGCCCACGGCTGACTTCAGCACATATGCAGCCCTCGCCAGGCGCTGA
- the LAIR1 gene encoding leukocyte-associated immunoglobulin-like receptor 1 isoform X9, whose product MFPHLTTFLALEKGTSAYRDEKNPQRETQARFPIAQADEDAAGLYHCRYHTSAGWSEPSEDLKLEVTAQAADSALNSSLLEDLPQMQEDDGSSLGLTTEHVFILTGVSVALFLCVLLLALIFLYCRHQKKHRPPSCEGEEQRPQERVSPSVDMLERTPDLATVDRLPEKDGEMRAPTPTAGGPPDVTYAQLDQRILAQRTARAAPPRSMEPTADFSTYAALARR is encoded by the exons AGAAGGGAACAAGCGCGTATAGAGATGAGAAGAACCCACAGCGCGAGACGCAGGCCAGGTTCCCCATCGCCCAGGCGGATGAAGACGCTGCCGGGCTCTATCACTGCCGCTATCATACCAGTGCCGGCTGGTCTGAACCCAGTGAGGATCTGAAGCTGGAGGTGACAG CTCAGGCCGCTGACAGTGCTCTCAATTCCTCCCTCCTAGAAGACCTCCCACAGATGCAGGAGGACGACGGTAGCAGTCTAG GTCTGACGACAGAGCATGTTTTTATCCTCACTGGGGTCTCCGTGGCCTTGTTCCTTTGTGTCCTCCTCCTGGCCCTCATCTTCCTCTATTGTCGGCACCAGAAAAAACACA GGCCCCCCAGCTGCGAAGGTGAGGAGCAGAGGCCCCAGGAGAG GGTCAGCCCATCCGTTGACATGCTAGAGAGGACACCAG ATCTGGCCACAGTCGACAGACTTCCTGAAAAGGATGGGGAAATGCGCGCCCCG accccgacagcaggaggccccccggatgTGACCTATGCTCAGCTGGACCAGCGGATCCTCGCACAGAGGACAGCCCGAGCCGCACCCCCACGGTCCATGGAGCCCACGGCTGACTTCAGCACATATGCAGCCCTCGCCAGGCGCTGA
- the LAIR1 gene encoding leukocyte-associated immunoglobulin-like receptor 1 isoform X5 translates to MFPHLTTFLALGVLPRPSIWAEPSPVIARGQPVTIVCQGPAEFATFRLEKGTSAYRDEKNPQRETQARFPIAQADEDAAGLYHCRYHTSAGWSEPSEDLKLEVTAQAADSALNSSLLEDLPQMQEDDGSSLGLTTEHVFILTGVSVALFLCVLLLALIFLYCRHQKKHRPPSCEGEEQRPQERVSPSVDMLERTPDLATVDRLPEKDGEMRAPTPTAGGPPDVTYAQLDQRILAQRTARAAPPRSMEPTADFSTYAALARR, encoded by the exons GGGTCCTGCCCAGACCCTCCATCTGGGCAGAGCCCAGCCCTGTGATCGCCCGGGGGCAGCCTGTGACCATCGTGTGCCAGGGTCCTGCTGAGTTTGCCACATTCCGCCTAGAGAAGGGAACAAGCGCGTATAGAGATGAGAAGAACCCACAGCGCGAGACGCAGGCCAGGTTCCCCATCGCCCAGGCGGATGAAGACGCTGCCGGGCTCTATCACTGCCGCTATCATACCAGTGCCGGCTGGTCTGAACCCAGTGAGGATCTGAAGCTGGAGGTGACAG CTCAGGCCGCTGACAGTGCTCTCAATTCCTCCCTCCTAGAAGACCTCCCACAGATGCAGGAGGACGACGGTAGCAGTCTAG GTCTGACGACAGAGCATGTTTTTATCCTCACTGGGGTCTCCGTGGCCTTGTTCCTTTGTGTCCTCCTCCTGGCCCTCATCTTCCTCTATTGTCGGCACCAGAAAAAACACA GGCCCCCCAGCTGCGAAGGTGAGGAGCAGAGGCCCCAGGAGAG GGTCAGCCCATCCGTTGACATGCTAGAGAGGACACCAG ATCTGGCCACAGTCGACAGACTTCCTGAAAAGGATGGGGAAATGCGCGCCCCG accccgacagcaggaggccccccggatgTGACCTATGCTCAGCTGGACCAGCGGATCCTCGCACAGAGGACAGCCCGAGCCGCACCCCCACGGTCCATGGAGCCCACGGCTGACTTCAGCACATATGCAGCCCTCGCCAGGCGCTGA
- the LAIR1 gene encoding leukocyte-associated immunoglobulin-like receptor 1 isoform X2: MFPHLTTFLALALCLSPVLHAQNGVLPRPSIWAEPSPVIARGQPVTIVCQGPAEFATFRLEKGTSAYRDEKNPQRETQARFPIAQADEDAAGLYHCRYHTSAGWSEPSEDLKLEVTAQAADSALNSSLLEDLPQMQEDDGSSLGLTTEHVFILTGVSVALFLCVLLLALIFLYCRHQKKHRPPSCEGEEQRPQERVSPSVDMLERTPDLATVDRLPEKDGEMRAPTPTAGGPPDVTYAQLDQRILAQRTARAAPPRSMEPTADFSTYAALARR, from the exons GGGTCCTGCCCAGACCCTCCATCTGGGCAGAGCCCAGCCCTGTGATCGCCCGGGGGCAGCCTGTGACCATCGTGTGCCAGGGTCCTGCTGAGTTTGCCACATTCCGCCTAGAGAAGGGAACAAGCGCGTATAGAGATGAGAAGAACCCACAGCGCGAGACGCAGGCCAGGTTCCCCATCGCCCAGGCGGATGAAGACGCTGCCGGGCTCTATCACTGCCGCTATCATACCAGTGCCGGCTGGTCTGAACCCAGTGAGGATCTGAAGCTGGAGGTGACAG CTCAGGCCGCTGACAGTGCTCTCAATTCCTCCCTCCTAGAAGACCTCCCACAGATGCAGGAGGACGACGGTAGCAGTCTAG GTCTGACGACAGAGCATGTTTTTATCCTCACTGGGGTCTCCGTGGCCTTGTTCCTTTGTGTCCTCCTCCTGGCCCTCATCTTCCTCTATTGTCGGCACCAGAAAAAACACA GGCCCCCCAGCTGCGAAGGTGAGGAGCAGAGGCCCCAGGAGAG GGTCAGCCCATCCGTTGACATGCTAGAGAGGACACCAG ATCTGGCCACAGTCGACAGACTTCCTGAAAAGGATGGGGAAATGCGCGCCCCG accccgacagcaggaggccccccggatgTGACCTATGCTCAGCTGGACCAGCGGATCCTCGCACAGAGGACAGCCCGAGCCGCACCCCCACGGTCCATGGAGCCCACGGCTGACTTCAGCACATATGCAGCCCTCGCCAGGCGCTGA
- the LAIR1 gene encoding leukocyte-associated immunoglobulin-like receptor 1 isoform X6 has translation MFPHLTTFLALALCLSPVLHAQNGVLPRPSIWAEPSPVIARGQPVTIVCQGPAEFATFRLEKGTSAYRDEKNPQRETQARFPIAQADEDAAGLYHCRYHTSAGWSEPSEDLKLEVTDLPQMQEDDGSSLGLTTEHVFILTGVSVALFLCVLLLALIFLYCRHQKKHRPPSCEGEEQRPQERVSPSVDMLERTPDLATVDRLPEKDGEMRAPTPTAGGPPDVTYAQLDQRILAQRTARAAPPRSMEPTADFSTYAALARR, from the exons GGGTCCTGCCCAGACCCTCCATCTGGGCAGAGCCCAGCCCTGTGATCGCCCGGGGGCAGCCTGTGACCATCGTGTGCCAGGGTCCTGCTGAGTTTGCCACATTCCGCCTAGAGAAGGGAACAAGCGCGTATAGAGATGAGAAGAACCCACAGCGCGAGACGCAGGCCAGGTTCCCCATCGCCCAGGCGGATGAAGACGCTGCCGGGCTCTATCACTGCCGCTATCATACCAGTGCCGGCTGGTCTGAACCCAGTGAGGATCTGAAGCTGGAGGTGACAG ACCTCCCACAGATGCAGGAGGACGACGGTAGCAGTCTAG GTCTGACGACAGAGCATGTTTTTATCCTCACTGGGGTCTCCGTGGCCTTGTTCCTTTGTGTCCTCCTCCTGGCCCTCATCTTCCTCTATTGTCGGCACCAGAAAAAACACA GGCCCCCCAGCTGCGAAGGTGAGGAGCAGAGGCCCCAGGAGAG GGTCAGCCCATCCGTTGACATGCTAGAGAGGACACCAG ATCTGGCCACAGTCGACAGACTTCCTGAAAAGGATGGGGAAATGCGCGCCCCG accccgacagcaggaggccccccggatgTGACCTATGCTCAGCTGGACCAGCGGATCCTCGCACAGAGGACAGCCCGAGCCGCACCCCCACGGTCCATGGAGCCCACGGCTGACTTCAGCACATATGCAGCCCTCGCCAGGCGCTGA